The following are from one region of the Dehalococcoidia bacterium genome:
- the ilvN gene encoding acetolactate synthase small subunit, which translates to MAANKHTLILLVRNRPGVLTRIASLFRRRLINIESLAVGHSETPGMSRMTIGVDAENITMDQIVKQCQKLVDVVKVVDVSAEETVQHELAMIMVECPPEKRAELVALAEIYKSSIVDVGPDAMIIETVGEEAKVDSLIDLLAPYGIREIVRTGRVAMVRTGAAIDDGRKRFIRAIGA; encoded by the coding sequence ATGGCGGCGAACAAACATACGCTCATCCTGCTGGTCCGCAACCGACCCGGGGTCCTGACCCGGATCGCCAGCCTGTTCCGGCGGCGGCTGATCAATATCGAAAGTCTTGCCGTCGGCCATAGCGAAACGCCGGGCATGAGCCGCATGACGATCGGTGTGGACGCAGAAAACATCACCATGGACCAAATCGTCAAGCAGTGTCAGAAACTGGTTGATGTGGTGAAAGTGGTTGATGTCTCGGCTGAAGAGACAGTCCAGCACGAACTGGCGATGATCATGGTCGAGTGCCCGCCGGAAAAGCGGGCGGAGCTTGTGGCGCTTGCAGAGATCTACAAAAGCTCCATCGTCGATGTCGGACCGGACGCGATGATCATCGAGACTGTCGGTGAGGAGGCCAAAGTCGACTCCCTGATCGACCTCCTAGCGCCGTACGGCATCCGCGAAATTGTCCGCACGGGGCGAGTGGCGATGGTGCGGACCGGTGCCGCCATCGATGACGGACGCAAGCGCTTCATCCGCGCTATCGGCGCATAA
- a CDS encoding 2-isopropylmalate synthase produces the protein MDRVLIFDTTLRDGEQSPGCTLNVEEKLEIAHALARLGVDIIEGGFPISSPGDFEAVRLMAEQIRDVQICGLARALPADIDRAAEALKSAANGRIHVFISSSDIHLMHQMRKGREEVLEQTRAMVRRARNYTDNVEFSPMDATRSDPDYVVELLNVAVEEGATTLNIPDTVGYATPEEYFALIQKIMNEVKGIEKCIVSTHTHNDLGLAVANALAGIRAGARQVECTINGIGERAGNAALEEIVMALRTRRDFYRIDTKIDTTQIYRVSRLVADRTGMVVQANKAIVGLNAFRHESGIHQDGILKERSTYEIMDPASIGWPASQLVLGKHSGRHALKQRLLELGYELSEEDLNRTFVRFKELADQKKEVSDRDLEALVAEEHRIQSETWKLDHVQVTCGDHSIATATVRLIDPEGRMITDADTGTGPVDAVYRAINRIIGVPNVLSEFSVKSVTEGIDAIGEVTIRIDHDGQSYIGRGASTDIIVASARAYMNALNRLLSNREVSTAKIVRTVTP, from the coding sequence ATGGATCGAGTCTTGATATTCGACACGACGCTGCGCGATGGCGAGCAATCGCCGGGCTGCACGCTCAATGTCGAGGAGAAGCTGGAGATCGCCCACGCCCTCGCCCGCCTCGGCGTCGACATCATCGAAGGCGGCTTTCCGATCAGCTCGCCGGGCGACTTCGAAGCCGTCCGCCTGATGGCGGAGCAGATCCGCGATGTCCAGATCTGCGGGCTGGCGCGCGCGCTGCCGGCCGATATCGATCGCGCGGCCGAAGCGCTCAAGTCCGCTGCGAACGGCCGGATTCATGTGTTCATCTCTTCCTCCGATATCCATCTGATGCACCAGATGCGTAAGGGGCGAGAGGAGGTCCTCGAGCAGACGCGCGCGATGGTCCGGCGGGCGCGCAACTACACCGACAACGTCGAGTTCAGCCCCATGGACGCCACCCGCTCTGACCCCGACTATGTCGTCGAACTGCTGAACGTGGCGGTCGAAGAAGGGGCGACAACACTCAACATCCCGGATACCGTCGGCTACGCCACGCCGGAGGAGTACTTCGCCCTGATCCAGAAAATCATGAACGAGGTCAAGGGGATCGAGAAGTGCATCGTCAGCACCCACACCCACAACGACCTCGGCCTTGCAGTCGCCAACGCCCTCGCGGGGATCCGGGCGGGAGCGCGTCAGGTCGAATGCACCATCAACGGCATCGGCGAGCGGGCTGGCAACGCAGCGCTGGAAGAGATCGTGATGGCGCTGCGGACGCGGCGCGACTTTTACCGCATCGACACCAAGATCGACACCACCCAGATCTACCGGGTCAGCCGGCTTGTCGCTGACCGCACGGGGATGGTGGTGCAGGCCAACAAGGCGATCGTCGGCCTCAACGCGTTCCGCCACGAGTCTGGCATCCATCAGGACGGCATCCTGAAGGAGCGCTCGACTTATGAGATTATGGACCCGGCCTCTATCGGCTGGCCGGCAAGCCAGCTCGTGCTCGGCAAGCACTCCGGCCGCCATGCGCTCAAGCAGCGGCTCCTGGAGCTGGGCTACGAGCTGAGCGAGGAGGACCTGAACCGCACCTTTGTCCGCTTCAAGGAGCTTGCCGACCAGAAAAAGGAAGTGTCCGACCGTGACCTCGAGGCGCTGGTTGCCGAAGAGCATCGTATCCAGTCGGAGACGTGGAAACTCGATCACGTCCAAGTGACGTGCGGCGACCACAGCATCGCGACAGCAACGGTGCGGCTGATCGACCCCGAAGGACGCATGATCACCGACGCGGATACGGGCACCGGGCCGGTCGACGCCGTCTACCGCGCTATCAATCGGATCATCGGCGTGCCGAACGTACTCTCAGAGTTTTCCGTCAAGTCGGTGACGGAGGGGATCGATGCCATCGGCGAAGTGACCATCCGGATCGACCATGATGGGCAGTCGTACATTGGCCGCGGCGCGAGCACCGATATTATCGTTGCCTCCGCGCGCGCGTATATGAACGCGCTCAACCGCCTC
- a CDS encoding cobalamin-dependent protein (Presence of a B(12) (cobalamin)-binding domain implies dependence on cobalamin itself, in one of its several forms, or in some unusual lineages, dependence on a cobalamin-like analog.) translates to MVSASTNGLQPPRARTFGIGEAVERLRAEFPDVSISSLRFLEREGLLGPRRTAGGHRLFSEEDLERVRLIKRQQQQHRSLAEIRELLARRDRLGTPAELADRFVDAIAARDVRRAYDLIDEAGRVGVSMRTICLEILTPALVKIGDLWARGELDVAHEHLASAVVRDLLSALRAYQLPVRPNGRVAVAACAAHERHELGLRMVAALLEQEGWTVHFLGADTPLASTLQMVADNQADLLLISVGEPSSRAFVEAVAHEIASWSPSKRPKLVIGGRAAAEAAAGLPVDFVATSAEHLLAWPELRASRRPQPS, encoded by the coding sequence ATGGTATCGGCAAGCACGAATGGTCTCCAGCCGCCGCGCGCGCGCACCTTCGGCATCGGCGAGGCGGTCGAACGCCTTCGTGCCGAGTTTCCCGACGTCAGCATCAGCAGCCTTCGCTTTCTCGAGCGCGAAGGGCTGCTCGGCCCGCGCCGCACCGCCGGCGGTCACCGGCTCTTTTCCGAGGAAGACCTCGAGCGCGTCCGGCTTATCAAGCGTCAGCAACAGCAGCACCGGTCGCTTGCCGAGATCCGCGAACTGCTTGCTCGGCGCGACCGCCTCGGCACCCCTGCCGAGCTTGCCGACCGCTTTGTCGACGCCATCGCCGCCCGCGACGTGCGTCGCGCCTACGACTTGATCGACGAGGCGGGCCGCGTCGGGGTGTCGATGCGGACGATCTGTCTTGAGATCCTGACCCCGGCGCTGGTGAAGATCGGCGACCTATGGGCACGGGGCGAGCTTGATGTCGCGCACGAACATCTCGCCAGCGCCGTCGTGCGCGATCTCCTCTCCGCTCTTCGTGCCTATCAGCTGCCGGTTCGGCCGAATGGACGCGTTGCAGTCGCTGCCTGCGCTGCTCACGAGCGGCACGAGCTTGGGCTGCGCATGGTCGCTGCCCTGCTCGAGCAGGAAGGCTGGACGGTGCACTTCCTCGGCGCCGACACTCCGCTGGCCAGCACGCTGCAGATGGTGGCGGACAATCAGGCCGACCTGCTCTTGATCTCGGTCGGCGAGCCGTCCAGCCGGGCATTCGTCGAAGCGGTCGCCCATGAGATCGCCTCCTGGTCTCCAAGCAAACGGCCAAAACTGGTCATCGGCGGACGCGCCGCCGCTGAGGCCGCGGCCGGCCTGCCGGTCGACTTCGTCGCCACCAGCGCCGAGCACCTGCTCGCTTGGCCTGAGCTTCGCGCCTCGCGTCGCCCTCAGCCGTCATAA
- the ilvC gene encoding ketol-acid reductoisomerase: MARLYYDSDADLSLIEGRRIAIIGYGSQGHAHALNLRDSGLDVRVGLYPGSKSWARAQAAGLPVRTVSEAAAEADIIMLLIPDTSQPKVYREEIAPHLTPGKMLMFAHGFNIHYGQIDPPREVDVTMIAPKGPGHLLRSVYTEGGGVPCLIAVHHDATGMAHARALAYAKGIGGTRAGVLETTFKEETETDLFGEQTVLCGGISALVKAGFETLVEAGYQPESAYFECLHELKLIVDLMYQGGLAYMRYSISDTAEYGDYVSGPRVIDASVKARMKEILREIQDGTFASRWILENQANRPHFNALRRLEAEHPIEKVGKQLRGMMSWLQRPAE; the protein is encoded by the coding sequence TTGGCTCGACTCTATTACGACAGCGACGCCGACCTTTCCCTCATTGAGGGGCGGCGCATCGCTATCATCGGCTACGGCAGCCAAGGTCACGCGCACGCGCTCAATCTCCGCGATAGCGGGCTAGACGTGCGCGTTGGGCTCTATCCCGGCAGCAAGAGCTGGGCGCGCGCGCAGGCAGCGGGGCTGCCCGTTCGGACGGTGAGCGAGGCTGCGGCGGAGGCCGACATCATCATGCTGCTCATCCCCGACACCAGCCAGCCGAAGGTGTATCGCGAGGAAATTGCCCCCCATCTCACCCCGGGCAAGATGCTGATGTTCGCCCACGGGTTCAACATCCACTACGGGCAGATCGACCCGCCCCGCGAAGTCGATGTGACGATGATCGCTCCGAAGGGCCCGGGCCATCTCCTGCGCTCGGTCTACACCGAAGGCGGCGGGGTGCCGTGCCTGATTGCCGTCCATCACGATGCGACCGGGATGGCGCACGCGCGGGCGCTCGCCTATGCCAAAGGCATCGGCGGCACGCGCGCTGGGGTGCTCGAAACCACCTTCAAAGAAGAGACCGAGACCGACCTCTTCGGCGAACAGACGGTGCTTTGCGGCGGGATCTCGGCACTCGTTAAGGCGGGGTTCGAGACGCTCGTCGAGGCAGGCTACCAGCCCGAGTCGGCCTATTTCGAATGCCTTCACGAGCTGAAGCTGATCGTCGACCTGATGTACCAAGGCGGTCTTGCCTACATGCGCTACAGCATCAGCGACACCGCGGAGTATGGCGACTACGTCAGCGGGCCGCGCGTGATCGATGCCAGTGTCAAAGCGCGCATGAAGGAGATCTTGCGCGAGATCCAAGACGGCACCTTCGCGAGCCGCTGGATCTTGGAGAACCAAGCGAACCGTCCGCATTTCAACGCGCTGCGGCGTCTTGAGGCGGAGCACCCGATCGAGAAGGTCGGCAAGCAGCTCCGCGGAATGATGAGCTGGCTCCAGAGGCCGGCAGAGTAA